The sequence AAGGGAGCGCCGCGCTCCAGCGCCGCTTCGATAAAGCGGTTGCCGTGGTCCCGTTCGCCGGGCAGGGCCACGAACGCGGTGTCGGCGTCCGCCTGCCGGGAATCCCAGGTCAGGCGGACGCCGGGGCGAGCCTGCGGATGAACCGTCGCTTCGAAAGGCAGGGGACCATGAGGGCTAAGCATCCCCCGGAGCCTAGCAAAAGCAGGTGAGGAACATAAAGGCGCATTGAACTCCTTGCCGCGTCCCTCTGCTGCCCCACCCGCCACAGCAGCTTTACTCCACCAGTACGAGGTAATCGTACAGCTCAGGGCCGCCGGCCGAGGTCTGAATCTCCAGCAGCGGGAACTCGGTTTCCAGCTGTTCGGTCAGCGCTTGTAGCCGCTCAGCCGGCGTGTTCACACTGCGGAAGACGGTGACCACCTCGGCCTCCTCGGCGCGGGTGCGGACCAGGGCCAGCACCGCCTCCTCGGGGGTCCCGCCCGCATAGACCAGCTCGTCGTCCTGCAGGCCGATCACGTCGCCCTCGGCGATGTTCAGCGTGCGGCCGTCCGGCGTGGTGTGGGACGTGCTGCGGCTGGCGCGGGTAATTTCAAAGGTGGTCACGCGGTCTGCACCTGCTTGCAGCTCGGCGGTCAGTTCGGCGGCGGGGCGGCCCGGGTCAAAGCCCAGTGCTGCGCCCAGGCCCTGGCCCAGCGTGCGGGTGGGCACGACTACGGCGCGGCCCGCCAGCAGCTCGGCAGCCTTGTCGGCGGCCATCAGCACGTTCTTGTTGTTGGGCAGGACAATCACCTGCTCGGCGCTGACGCTGTTCACCGCGTCCACGATGTCCTGCACGCTGGGGTTGGCAGTCTGCCCGCCCGAGACGATGCGGGCTCCCAGTGCCCGGAACTGCTTGATGACGCCGTCGCCGGCGGCCACCGCCACCAGGCCGCTGGCAGGCCGCTGGTCCTCGGCCTGCACCGCCGCGCCGGAGCCGGCCAGGATTTCGGTGTGCTGCTCGGCCATGTCCTCCACCTTGGTCTTGAGCATCCGCCCGTGCCGGCCCACGGTGGCCAGGAGTTCGTCAGGGCGGTCGGTGTGGATGTGGCCCTTGACATAGCCTTCCGCGCCCACCACCAGCAGCGAGTCGCCGAAGGGAGCCACCAGCTCGCGGATGTCCTCGATAGGCAGCTGGGCCCCGTCCATCAGGAACTCGGTGCAAAAGCCGTATTCCTCGGTCTCGAAGGCTTGCTGGGCGTTGCTGCTCACCTCAGGGGCGTCGGGCAGCGCCTCGCCCAGCAGCGCGGCCAGCATGCCGCGCACCACGTACAGCAGGCCCTGGCCGCCGCTGTCCACCACGCCGGCCTGGCGCAGCGCAGGAAGCATGTCCTGCGTCTGAATCAGGTAGTCCTGGCCGGTCGCCACGGCGTTTTCCAGGACTTCCTGCACGGTGCTGCCGGTCTGGGCCCCTTCA is a genomic window of Deinococcus proteolyticus MRP containing:
- a CDS encoding DAK2 domain-containing protein codes for the protein MLRTATDWLGVHREQVNALNVYPVPDGDTGTNMHLTMQSVRRELDTCDTAEMRAVSKAISYGALLGARGNSGVILSQLLRGFAESVRDLPAINAAALKAAFAEAQKSGYKAVMKPVEGTILTVARGIAEGAQTGSTVQEVLENAVATGQDYLIQTQDMLPALRQAGVVDSGGQGLLYVVRGMLAALLGEALPDAPEVSSNAQQAFETEEYGFCTEFLMDGAQLPIEDIRELVAPFGDSLLVVGAEGYVKGHIHTDRPDELLATVGRHGRMLKTKVEDMAEQHTEILAGSGAAVQAEDQRPASGLVAVAAGDGVIKQFRALGARIVSGGQTANPSVQDIVDAVNSVSAEQVIVLPNNKNVLMAADKAAELLAGRAVVVPTRTLGQGLGAALGFDPGRPAAELTAELQAGADRVTTFEITRASRSTSHTTPDGRTLNIAEGDVIGLQDDELVYAGGTPEEAVLALVRTRAEEAEVVTVFRSVNTPAERLQALTEQLETEFPLLEIQTSAGGPELYDYLVLVE